From a region of the Syngnathoides biaculeatus isolate LvHL_M chromosome 2, ASM1980259v1, whole genome shotgun sequence genome:
- the klf15 gene encoding Krueppel-like factor 15, translating to MVDHLPVGEETFLYYTSSSACDPRSLCRNASEVVSRGVMVTDGCIYHPYQGVSSSPGLSEDDLSISSSPRSSLCSSPESPSPKSHAHVNSGYEVRSSSGGESQDSLLDLLLSQEMTTSMSSGSSSSSSLLSIPPPSPYTAPLLPMGLTWESKRDQRLGLVEHQAKEDYCEFPILLDELQDPAAILFQPTLEEIEEFLEENMVVAMEKEDEGSDEAMSPTPEDSETERVKTIAIDVLQNTDQTVPVAHSPLSSHTKTKQTRNAFNLDSSSTLDVSCISSSSTSNEVDGIKKEDCGSPSASGKNTSAASSVPVILQIQPIQIKQEPYPSAISDTQTQEAQFQKSQPTQGALDIKIAQLLVNIQGQTFALVPQLLSPANLAFGNKNSSKFVRIAPVPIAAKPTGLGEGSGGTTGVLAGGQRYQKSAVADLIKMHKCSFPGCNKMYTKSSHLKAHLRRHTGEKPFACTWPGCGWRFSRSDELSRHRRSHSGVKPYQCIVCEKKFARSDHLSKHLKVHRFPRSSRTGRSAN from the exons ATGGTGGATCACTTACCGGTTGGTGAGGAGACCTTCCTGTACTATACAAGCTCATCGGCGTGTGACCCCAGGAGCCTCTGTCGCAATGCCAGCGAGGTGGTGTCCCGAGGCGTCATGGTAACTGACGGGTGCATCTACCACCCCTACCAAGGGGTGTCCTCTTCACCTGGGCTCTCTGAGGACGACCTCAGCATCTCCTCCAGCCCTCGATCCTCCCTCTGCTCCAGCCCAGAATCGCCGTCGCCCAAATCACACGCTCACGTGAACTCTGGCTATGAGGTGAGGAGCTCTTCTGGAGGCGAAAGTCAAGACAGCCTGCTTGACCTCCTCCTCTCGCAGGAAATGACCACGTCAATGAGCTCCggcagtagcagcagcagcagcttgctCTCCATACCACCTCCCTCACCTTACACTGCCCCTCTTTTACCTATGGGCCTCACTTGGGAATCCAAGAGGGACCAGAGACTGGGCCTTGTGGAGCACCAAGCCAAAGAGGACTATTGTGAGTTCCCAATTCTCCTGGATGAGTTGCAGGATCCTGCGGCGATTCTTTTTCAGCCCACTCTGGAAGAGATTGAGGAGTTTTTGGAGGAGAACATGGTGGTGGCGATGGAGAAGGAAGATGAGGGCAGTGACGAGGCAATGTCACCAACACCAGAGGACTCAGAGACTGAACGGGTAAAGACAATAGCTATAGATGTCTTGCAGAACACGGATCAGACTGTACCTGTGGCCCATTCTCCACTGTCCTCTCACACAAAGACCAAACAGACACGAAATGCATTTAACTTGGATAGTTCATCAACACTCGATGTGAGCTGTATAAGTTCGAGTTCCACTTCCAATGAAGTCGATGGAATCAAAAAGGAAGACTGTGGATCTCCATCAGCCTCAGGAAAAAATACCAGTGCTGCTTCCAGTGTGCCAGTCATCTTACAGATCCAGCCCATCCAGATCAAACAGGAGCCTTACCCCTCCGCCATCTCAGATACTCAGACCCAAGAAGCTCAATTCCAGAAGTCTCAACCGACACAGGGGGCATTGGATATCAAGATTGCCCAGCTTCTGGTCAACATCCAGGGCCAAACCTTTGCCTTAGTGCCTCAGCTGCTTTCACCAGCGAACCTTGCATTTGGGAACAAAAATTCATCTAAATTCGTACGGATCGCACCAGTCCCCATTGCTGCCAAACCCACCGGTCTTGGGGAAGGGAGTGGAGGAACCACAGGGGTTCTCGCTGGAGGGCAAAGGTACCAGAAGAGTGCAGTGGCAGACCTTATTAAAATGCACAAGTGCTCTTTTCCGGGCTGTAATAAGATGTACACCAAAAGCAGTCACCTTAAAGCTCATCTGAGGAGGCACACTGGAGAAAAGCCTTTCGCATGCACATGGCCTGGTTGTGGATGGAG GTTCTCGCGATCCGATGAGCTGTCCCGACACCGGCGCTCCCACTCCGGAGTAAAACCATACCAGTGCATCGTCTGTGAGAAGAAGTTTGCCCGCAGCGATCACCTGTCAAAACACCTCAAAGTCCACCGCTTTCCACGAAGCAGCAGGACAGGCCGCTCTGCAAACTGA